TTTCCTCTGTCAATATATTTTCTCTCAATAAATACTGGGTAAAATTCTCCAATGGATCTTTCTCTGCCCAGGTATCTAAAAGCTCTTGAGGTACATATTTTGTACCACTGGCCTCTTCATGTCCGCGCATGCGAAAAGTCTTAAATTCTAATAATACCGGTCTAGGGTTTATTCTCATATCCCTAATTAAATCGGCTACTTTAAAATAAACTTCAAGAATATTATTACCATCAATGATATGAGATTCCATACCATAGCCAACACCCTTATCTGCGATGTTCTCACATTTAAACTGTTCGTTGGTAGGTGTGGACAATCCGTAGCCATTGTTCTCTACACAGAAAAGAACGGGTAAACTCCAAACTGAAGCTACATTCAAAGCCTCATGAAAATCACCTTCACTTGTAGCTCCTTCTCCTGTAAAAACAGCGGTTACCTTCTTTTCCTTTTTTAATTTATGGGCTAGCGCTATACCATCTGCCACACCTAATTGCGGACCCAAATGAGATATCATACCTACAATCTTAAACTCTTGTGTACCAAAATGAAAGCTACGATCACGACCTTGGGTGAAGCCGCTTGCTTTTCCCTGCCATTGCGTAAACAACCTATATAATGGTATGTCTCTTGTTGTAAAGACACCTAGGTTTCTATGCATAGGCAGTATATATTCATCGCTGTTCAAAGCTGTGGTTACACCTATAGATATTGCCTCTTGACCAATACCACTAAACCATTTAGAAATTTTACCTTGTCTTAATAGAATCAACATTTTCTCCTCTATCATTCGAGGTTTAAGCATTGATTTATAAAGTTTTAACTTAACGTCTTTAGCTACTTTAAAATCGGTGTAATTCATTGATAAGGTCAATTTTGTCTATTAAATTATAAATGTAACAAAAATGTATCTAGAAAGTATAGAATACAACAACGCTATTAAATCGACAATAATTATTAATTTTACGTAAAATCTTTATAATATGAGCTTAGTACCTAGTGTTGATTTGTCGGATTTTCTATCGGAAGACCCAAAAAGAAAACAAAAGTTTATTAATGAAATTGGAAAAGCCTTTGAAGAAATCGGATTTGTTGCTTTAAGCGGGCATTTTTTGTCTGAAGAATTAGTGGATACTTTATATAGTGAAATTAAAGAATTCTTCGATTTACCCGAGGATGTAAAAGACGGATACCAGATTGAAGGCATTGGTGGTCAGCGTGGTTATACCTCATTCGGCAAAGAACATGCTAAAGGAAGAAAAGAAGGCGATTTAAAAGAGTTTTGGCATTTTGGTCAATATGTTGAGGATAATGATGATCTTGAAAAAGAATACCCTGCCAATGTAATGGTTAAAGAGCTACCTGAATTTAATAAAGTAGGAAAGGAAACCTACAAAATGTTAGAGAAAACAGCGAGATATGTGTTACGCGCTTTAGCTTTACATTTAAATTTAGATGAGTTCTATTTTGATAATTATATTAAGAATGGTAATTCAATTTTACGTCCTATACATTACCCACCTATAACTTCTGAACCTAAAAATGCAGTAAGAGCTGCAGCGCATGGCGATATTAACTTAATTACTTTGTTAATGGGAGCTCATGGTAAAGGACTTCAGGTTCAAAACCACGATGGGGAATGGGTAGATGCTATTGCAAGACCTGACCAGCTAATGATCAACGTAGGTGATATGCTCAGCCGTTTAACCAACAACAAGTTATTGTCTACAATTCATCAGGTAGTGAACCCGCCAAGAGAATTATGGGGGACTTCAAGATATTCTGTGCCATTTTTTATGCATCCGGTGAGTGAAATGTCTTTAAATTGTTTAGACAATTGTATTGATAATGAACACCCTAAACTGTATACAGATATAACTGCAGGTGAATTTTTACATGAAAGATTAATCGATTTAGGATTAATCAAAAAATAGTCTATATGGATCTTAAAGACCAGTTAAAAAATCTATTTCCAGAGCACGAATCAGAGGAAACTCCCGTTGAAAAAACAGCGGATAATCCTATTTGGCTTCAAGATGACCCTATCATTTGCAAGTACGAAAAACGAAAAGGCAAACCCATTACAATTCTTGAAGGGTACACTGGTGCCGATGAAGATTTTAAGAAATTAGCTAAAGAATTAAAGACGAAATTGAGTGTTGGTGGTAGTTTTAAAGATGGCAAAATTATAATTCAGGGAGATTACAGAGACAAAATCATGACCATATTAAAAGACAAAGGTTTCTCTGTCAAACGTGTAGGTGGATAATTTAGCAAAAAACACTACCTTGAAAGTTCCATTTGTTTTCTGTTAAATAATTTTTTAACGTTGTTATTAGTATTATTTTTAATCTATTCAAACTAAAATCAAACCTGGTATGAGTTCTCTCTTGCACATTACCAATGGAGATGTTTTCACCGAACGTCTTCAAAAATTAAACTTAGATGGCGACGTCATCACTTGGCGTGAAATGCTATGTGAAGGACAGACACTACCTAATGTTGGTTCAGAAACCTTTTGGAAAGCTCGTTTTGAGTTTCTCCATAAAAACTATAAAGTTTCAAAATCTTGGTTTATAGAAAAGACCCTTAAAGAATATAGGTCTCTTTGTAACCACAAACAACAAGATCATATCGTTCTTTGGTTCGAATATGATCTTTTTTGTCAGGTGAATATGCTTGCCGTTATTAGCTGGCTATTAACACACAGAAAATATGCTCAGATATCGCTAGTGTGCAGTGGCAAAGAAGATGGTACAGATAAAATGTACAGCCTTAATGAGCTTACTGATGACCAATTATTAGGTCTATACAAGAATAAAAAGGTATTAACACAAGATGATACCGAGTATGCTGATTATGTTTGGCAATTGTACTGCAGCAATAATCCTATTCGTTTAGAAAACCTTACCGATTTTAACGATTACCAATTCGATTATCTTGGTGATGCCGTAAAATCGCATCTAAAACGTTTTCCTAGTATTAACAACGGCTTAAATGAAATGGAAAATACCATCTTACAGCTTGCTATAGACAGGAAACCAAAATCTAAAACGGAATACATAGATGTATTACTTAAAAATCAAGGCAACTTAGGTTTTTCTAATACCCAGTATGATCGTGCTTTAACGAGGTTAAAACCATTAATAACTAGTTTAAACCCTGTGCGTATTTCTAAGAAAGGCAAAGAGATTTTAGATGGTCAAACCAGCTATTATTCTTGCATACAAGACAATGATGTGTATTTAGGAGGCGCTTTGAAGTACAATTTCCTTTATAATACTAGTACAAACCGAATTTTAAAATTATAGCATGCAACTAAAGCCTGCTGAGCTAATCATCAATGAAGATGGTAGCATATACCATCTCAATTTATTACCAGAAGATATTGCAACCACCATTATAACCGTTGGAGACCCAGATAGGGTGCATCAAGTATCTAGACATTTTGATACTATTGAGGTTAAAAAGGGCAAGCGTGAATTTCATACACATACTGGTCATTTGAATGGTAAACGTATTTCAGTGATTTCTACAGGAATCGGAACGGACAACATCGATATCGTTTTAAACGAGTTAGATGCCTTGGTAAATATCGATTTCAAGACAAGAATTCTTAAAGAACATCATACTTCTTTAAATATCATTAGAATTGGAACTACAGGTGCCATACAGCCAGATATTCCGATTGATTCTTTCTTGATTAGTAAATATTCTATCGGTTTTGATGGACTTTTACATTTCTACGAGCATGATGAAATTAACTATACTAAGATAGAAGATGAATTTATCGCCCATACTTCTTGGGACACCAATAAAGCAAGACCATATGTACTCTCTTATTCTAAAAAGCTAGGAGAATTGTTTAGCGATAATCGTATACGATTAGGTTTTACTGCAACAAATACAGGGTTCTACGGACCACAACAGCGACAAT
Above is a window of Maribacter aquivivus DNA encoding:
- a CDS encoding nucleoside phosphorylase; the protein is MQLKPAELIINEDGSIYHLNLLPEDIATTIITVGDPDRVHQVSRHFDTIEVKKGKREFHTHTGHLNGKRISVISTGIGTDNIDIVLNELDALVNIDFKTRILKEHHTSLNIIRIGTTGAIQPDIPIDSFLISKYSIGFDGLLHFYEHDEINYTKIEDEFIAHTSWDTNKARPYVLSYSKKLGELFSDNRIRLGFTATNTGFYGPQQRQLRIKPSQMELMEKLSTFSYNDLKLTNLEMETSGIYALAQLLGHEAVSLNCILANRSTGEFSITPTQSVDNLIEFCLKRLA
- a CDS encoding translation initiation factor; the protein is MDLKDQLKNLFPEHESEETPVEKTADNPIWLQDDPIICKYEKRKGKPITILEGYTGADEDFKKLAKELKTKLSVGGSFKDGKIIIQGDYRDKIMTILKDKGFSVKRVGG
- a CDS encoding DUF1835 domain-containing protein → MSSLLHITNGDVFTERLQKLNLDGDVITWREMLCEGQTLPNVGSETFWKARFEFLHKNYKVSKSWFIEKTLKEYRSLCNHKQQDHIVLWFEYDLFCQVNMLAVISWLLTHRKYAQISLVCSGKEDGTDKMYSLNELTDDQLLGLYKNKKVLTQDDTEYADYVWQLYCSNNPIRLENLTDFNDYQFDYLGDAVKSHLKRFPSINNGLNEMENTILQLAIDRKPKSKTEYIDVLLKNQGNLGFSNTQYDRALTRLKPLITSLNPVRISKKGKEILDGQTSYYSCIQDNDVYLGGALKYNFLYNTSTNRILKL
- a CDS encoding isopenicillin N synthase family dioxygenase → MSLVPSVDLSDFLSEDPKRKQKFINEIGKAFEEIGFVALSGHFLSEELVDTLYSEIKEFFDLPEDVKDGYQIEGIGGQRGYTSFGKEHAKGRKEGDLKEFWHFGQYVEDNDDLEKEYPANVMVKELPEFNKVGKETYKMLEKTARYVLRALALHLNLDEFYFDNYIKNGNSILRPIHYPPITSEPKNAVRAAAHGDINLITLLMGAHGKGLQVQNHDGEWVDAIARPDQLMINVGDMLSRLTNNKLLSTIHQVVNPPRELWGTSRYSVPFFMHPVSEMSLNCLDNCIDNEHPKLYTDITAGEFLHERLIDLGLIKK